In Cheilinus undulatus linkage group 24, ASM1832078v1, whole genome shotgun sequence, a single window of DNA contains:
- the LOC121506199 gene encoding uncharacterized protein LOC121506199, translated as MMMNPVNGETSDGIKNPFISDADPDQVYGAKGEDMILSPPPMTETIRRIEWKHNVDIAADWYGEDVWCLYPFEGRCEVNTSTGALTIKGLEQTDSGIYTPKINDKVFNKTELSVISPVSKPSVNISCNTKKTNCRLTCEGNTADAEPINYKWFVDGKDGPSGRNIPLTEDSVGDIFRCMMINPVSNGISENITNPIIEQEQILLASILGPVGVMTLLVVIVVAAFLIKKHIKGRRRDYYGRAGELYDTERCSNGTTFKLKVPKKAKCEMEEPDCEVVPEINETFTMT; from the exons ATGATGATGAACCCAGTCAACGGTGAAACCAGTGATGGCATCAAAAACCCCTTCATCAGTGATG CTGACCCTGACCAAGTTTACGGAGCTAAAGGTGAAGATATGATCCTCAGCCCACCCCCCATGACTGAAACTATCCGAAGAATAGAGTGGAAACACAATGTTGATATTGCAGCAGATTGGTATGGAGAGGACGTTTGGTGCCTTTACCCATTTGAAG GTCGCTGTGAGGTGAACACAAGTACTGGAGCACTGACCATTAAAGGACTGGAACAAACAGACAGCGGCATCTACACACCAAAGATTAATGACAAGGTCTTCAACAAGACTGAACTCTCTGTTATCT cTCCGGTATCTAAACCCTCTGTCAACATATCCTGCAACACTAAGAAGACAAACTGTCGCCTGACCTGTGAAGGCAACACTGCAGATGCTGAACCAATCAATTATAAGTGGTTTGTAGATGGCAAGGATGGACCTTCAGGCCGAAACATACCTCTTACAGAG GATTCAGTAGGGGACATTTTCAGATGTATGATGATAAACCCAGTCAGCAATGGAATCAGTGAAAACATCACAAACCCCATCATTGAAC AAGAACAGATCCTTCTGGCATCCATCCTTGGACCAGTAGGAGTCATGACTCTTTTGGTAGTCATTGTGGTTGCTGCATTtctcattaaaaaacacatcaagG GGAGACGTAGAGACTATTACG GGAGAGCTGGAGAACTATACG ACACGGAGAGATGTTCAAATG GGACTACATTTAAGCTGAAAGTACCTAAAAAGGCCAAG TGTGAAATGGAAGAACCAGACTGTGAAG TTGTTCCAGAGATCAATGAGACATTTACTATGACCTAA